A genomic window from Streptosporangiales bacterium includes:
- the menD gene encoding 2-succinyl-5-enolpyruvyl-6-hydroxy-3-cyclohexene-1-carboxylic-acid synthase, whose product MNPSSAFAEVFVDELVRGGMREAVLAPGSRSAPLALALVADQRIRLHVRHDERSAGYLALGLAKVSGQPVAVVCTSGTAVASVHPAVLEASHARVPLLALTADRPPELQQTGANQTTDQVRVFGSAPRWATQLGVPERRSGVVAYWRSVAARACAVATRPLDAGPVHVNMPLREPLVPDDDDGEWPEPLAGRPAGRPWIEVDQALPPVDVLGDPPERGAVLVGEGCQDPDAAVRLAQALAWPVLSEPSGDARTADVAIGTFPLLLADEEFAARHRPDLVVVAGAPGLSRSVLAWLRAAGEHLVVDPAPGFADPTRTATRVVPAVPVPGVRREPGHWLRAWQAADAAARQAVDTVLDETEELSEPRVARELFAELPDGALLFAGSSRPGRDLEAYAVPRTGVHVYGNRGLAGIDGSVSAAMGAAYAHQRAGGGQAYALLGDLALLHDVNGFAVPPGEQPPALTFVVVDNDGGGIFSLLEQQDVAGFERVFGTPHGLDLCAVLAAYRVPVTEVAKAADLRAALAPTPGITAVVVRTDRGDNAVLHRRVQAAVGDALGQLQSGA is encoded by the coding sequence GTGAACCCGTCGAGCGCGTTCGCCGAGGTGTTCGTGGACGAGCTCGTCCGTGGTGGCATGCGCGAGGCGGTGCTCGCCCCCGGGTCCCGGTCGGCGCCGCTGGCGCTCGCGCTCGTCGCGGACCAGCGGATCCGGCTGCACGTCAGGCACGACGAGCGCTCGGCCGGCTACCTCGCGCTCGGCCTGGCCAAGGTGTCCGGACAGCCGGTGGCGGTCGTCTGCACGTCGGGCACGGCGGTCGCGTCCGTGCACCCCGCGGTGCTCGAGGCGTCGCACGCGAGGGTGCCGCTGCTCGCGCTCACCGCCGACCGCCCGCCGGAGCTGCAGCAGACCGGCGCCAACCAGACCACAGACCAGGTGCGGGTCTTCGGCTCCGCGCCCCGCTGGGCGACCCAGCTCGGCGTGCCGGAACGCCGGTCTGGCGTCGTCGCGTACTGGCGTTCGGTCGCCGCCCGCGCCTGCGCGGTCGCCACCCGGCCGCTCGACGCCGGTCCTGTGCACGTCAACATGCCGCTGCGCGAGCCGCTGGTGCCGGACGACGACGACGGCGAGTGGCCGGAGCCGCTCGCCGGCCGGCCGGCCGGCCGGCCGTGGATCGAGGTCGACCAGGCGCTGCCGCCGGTCGACGTGCTCGGCGATCCGCCCGAGCGCGGCGCGGTGCTGGTCGGCGAGGGCTGCCAGGACCCGGACGCCGCCGTCCGGCTGGCGCAGGCGCTGGCGTGGCCGGTGCTGTCCGAGCCGTCCGGCGACGCGCGTACGGCCGACGTCGCCATCGGCACCTTCCCGCTGCTGCTTGCCGACGAGGAGTTCGCCGCGCGGCACCGTCCCGACCTGGTCGTCGTCGCGGGCGCGCCGGGGCTGAGCCGCAGCGTGCTGGCCTGGCTGCGTGCGGCCGGTGAGCACCTGGTGGTCGATCCCGCGCCGGGCTTCGCCGACCCGACCCGCACCGCCACCCGGGTGGTGCCGGCCGTGCCGGTGCCCGGGGTACGACGCGAGCCCGGCCACTGGCTGCGTGCCTGGCAGGCGGCCGACGCCGCGGCGCGGCAGGCGGTCGACACGGTGCTCGACGAGACCGAGGAGCTCTCCGAGCCGCGGGTGGCGCGCGAGCTGTTCGCCGAGCTGCCGGACGGCGCACTGCTGTTCGCCGGTTCGAGCCGGCCGGGCCGCGACCTGGAGGCGTACGCGGTGCCGCGCACCGGTGTGCACGTGTACGGCAACCGCGGGCTCGCGGGCATCGACGGCAGCGTGTCCGCGGCGATGGGAGCGGCGTACGCGCACCAGCGCGCCGGCGGTGGCCAGGCGTACGCGCTGCTCGGCGACCTCGCGTTGCTGCACGACGTGAACGGGTTCGCCGTGCCGCCTGGGGAGCAGCCGCCCGCGCTCACGTTCGTCGTGGTGGACAACGACGGCGGCGGCATCTTCTCGCTGCTCGAGCAGCAGGACGTGGCGGGCTTCGAGCGGGTCTTCGGCACGCCGCACGGGCTCGACCTCTGCGCGGTGCTCGCCGCGTACCGGGTGCCTGTCACCGAGGTGGCGAAGGCGGCCGACCTGCGTGCCGCGCTTGCACCGACGCCCGGCATCACGGCCGTGGTCGTACGTACCGACCGGGGCGACAACGCGGTTCTCCACAGGCGGGTGCAAGCCGCCGTCGGCGACGCGTTGGGCCAGCTACAGTCGGGGGCGTGA
- a CDS encoding helix-turn-helix domain-containing protein — protein MTDPSTVDVLTLGQRLRHARQRRGWTLAELSRATGRTSSQLSQVENGKREPRLSMLQQLADALEVPMSDLLGTNPPSRRAALEISVERAQRGPLYSALGLPKVKISKRTPTEVLEALAGLQAELDRRINEQAATPEEARRANTELRDQMRARNNYYEQIEQAAAGILDTVGYSGGPLSHHVISDIAGHLGFTLHHVRDLPHSTRSVIDLKNHRIYLPQTHTAGGHDPRGVVLQALGSVVLKHSDPDSFADFLRQRVETNYLAAALLVPERQAVDFLRRAKQDRNLAVQDLRDVFAVSYETAAHRFTNLATHHLGIPVHFMRVHENGTLYKAYENDGVDFPTDPTGAVEGQLACRKWASRVAFGVQDKFAPYYQYTDNPRGTYWCSARTEPAAEGEFSITVGVPYVHSKWFRGRDTTHRTKSWCPEESCCRAAPRQLADQWAGFAWPSARAHSHLLAALPPGTFPGVDDTEVYAFLDRHSPDGDDT, from the coding sequence ATGACCGACCCGTCGACGGTGGACGTCCTCACCTTGGGCCAGCGGCTGCGGCACGCCCGCCAGCGCAGGGGCTGGACGCTCGCCGAACTCAGCAGAGCCACCGGGCGCACTTCGTCCCAGCTGTCCCAGGTGGAGAACGGCAAACGCGAGCCGCGGCTGTCGATGCTGCAGCAGCTCGCCGACGCGCTCGAGGTGCCGATGAGCGACCTGCTCGGCACCAACCCGCCGAGCCGCCGCGCGGCGCTGGAGATCAGCGTGGAGCGTGCGCAGCGGGGGCCGCTCTACTCGGCACTCGGGCTGCCGAAGGTCAAGATCAGCAAGCGCACACCCACCGAGGTGCTCGAGGCGCTCGCCGGGCTGCAGGCCGAGCTCGACCGCAGGATCAACGAGCAGGCCGCAACCCCGGAGGAGGCGCGGCGGGCGAACACCGAGCTGCGCGACCAGATGCGGGCGAGGAACAACTACTACGAGCAGATCGAGCAGGCCGCCGCCGGCATCCTCGACACCGTCGGGTACTCCGGCGGGCCGTTGTCGCACCACGTGATCTCCGACATCGCCGGCCACCTCGGCTTCACTCTGCACCACGTGCGCGACCTGCCGCACTCCACCAGGTCCGTCATCGACCTGAAGAACCACCGGATCTACCTGCCGCAGACACACACCGCGGGCGGCCACGACCCGCGCGGTGTGGTGCTGCAGGCGCTGGGTTCCGTGGTGCTCAAGCACAGCGACCCGGACAGCTTCGCCGACTTCCTCAGGCAGCGCGTCGAGACCAACTACCTCGCCGCGGCACTGCTGGTGCCGGAACGGCAGGCGGTGGACTTCCTGCGGCGGGCCAAGCAGGACCGCAACCTCGCCGTGCAGGACTTGCGCGACGTCTTCGCCGTGTCGTACGAGACGGCGGCACACCGCTTCACCAACCTCGCTACCCACCACCTCGGCATCCCCGTGCACTTCATGCGGGTGCACGAGAACGGCACGCTCTACAAGGCGTACGAGAACGACGGCGTCGACTTCCCCACCGACCCGACGGGCGCGGTGGAGGGCCAGCTGGCGTGCCGGAAGTGGGCGTCGCGGGTGGCGTTCGGCGTGCAGGACAAGTTCGCGCCGTACTACCAGTACACCGACAACCCGCGCGGCACGTACTGGTGCAGTGCACGCACCGAGCCCGCGGCTGAGGGCGAGTTCTCCATCACCGTGGGCGTGCCGTACGTGCACTCGAAGTGGTTCCGCGGCCGCGACACCACGCACCGCACGAAGTCGTGGTGCCCGGAGGAGAGCTGCTGCCGCGCCGCACCGCGGCAGCTGGCCGACCAGTGGGCCGGCTTCGCCTGGCCGAGCGCCCGCGCGCACTCACACCTGCTGGCCGCGCTGCCGCCCGGCACGTTCCCCGGCGTCGACGACACCGAGGTCTACGCGTTCCTCGACCGGCACTCCCCGGACGGCGACGACACCTGA
- a CDS encoding methylated-DNA--[protein]-cysteine S-methyltransferase, which translates to MSRPAAVAEAVFASPVGKIAVQVDESGVRVIDFLGKESPAPVDERPAHPVLREVGEQLRTYFAGERTTFDLPLAFRGSPFQLRVWQALLEVPYGYTWTYKELAERVDGSANPRSVGSANGQNPLPIVVPCHRVVGADGTLVGYGGGLDIKRKLLELEARVRIATEFAP; encoded by the coding sequence ATGTCCAGACCCGCCGCCGTGGCGGAGGCCGTGTTCGCCTCGCCGGTCGGCAAGATCGCCGTGCAGGTCGACGAGTCCGGCGTGCGGGTGATCGACTTCCTCGGCAAGGAGTCGCCGGCGCCGGTGGACGAGCGGCCCGCGCACCCCGTGCTGCGTGAGGTCGGCGAGCAGCTGCGCACGTACTTCGCCGGCGAGCGCACCACGTTCGACCTGCCGCTGGCGTTTCGCGGCTCGCCGTTCCAGCTCCGGGTGTGGCAGGCGCTGCTCGAAGTGCCTTACGGCTACACCTGGACGTACAAGGAGCTCGCCGAGCGGGTGGACGGCTCCGCGAACCCGCGTTCGGTCGGGTCGGCGAACGGGCAGAACCCGCTGCCCATCGTGGTGCCCTGTCACCGGGTGGTCGGCGCCGACGGCACGCTGGTGGGCTACGGCGGCGGGCTGGACATCAAGCGCAAGCTGCTTGAGCTGGAGGCGCGGGTCAGGATCGCCACCGAGTTCGCGCCGTGA
- a CDS encoding FHA domain-containing protein, with the protein MSANPNEPTRPRSLAVIVDGNTMQFEPGQAVVVGRTQDSALFLDDPRVSRQHARIQYEEGGWILRDLGSRNGTFVGPTRVVRLSIAEPCAVRFGNPTTGPLAILQPVGDGSTVTGYRPPQPTTAQLQEREPDVVHPIGPRVRLGRDGDNDIVLGDLLVSGHHAEVRRSGQGFEIIDLNSRNGTYLNGQRVTQAPFTPGDLVSVGHHQFVLQEEQLRQYVDSGRVSLSADDLSVTVEGGTVILDRVGFTLDECSLLAVVGPSGAGKSTMLNALTGAKPAQAGRVVYEGRDLYDNYEDLRHRIGLVPQDDILHRQLTVKKALEYAAALRFPDDVKRRERDVRIAETCASLGLTEHFHKRIDKLSGGQRKRVSVALELLTQPSLLFLDEPTSGLDPGLDKQVMTELRRLADDGRTVIVVTHSVLSLDLCDRVLLLAPGGKTAYFGPPGEPLLEHFGVTDYASVFQMVTDDPEHWQHAYRRSPHYRQYGGAPQTHNAFERATSSVGPAAARRQQNVFRQFGILCRRMVSVLTADKPYAAFMFGLPLALALLAHAVPGDNGLAQPPGIPGRTIEAQQLLVVLIVGAAFMGTAVAIRELVGEVAIYRRERSVGLSPTAYLFSKLFVFGVVNVVQAIMLVLLGIAGRDFPKGPVLLPYGWWEVTAAIALLAIASTVLGLLISARVTSNEQTMPVLVLVIMGQLVFCGGLFKIVDRAGLEQLAWLMPGRWAYAAAAVTVDLRESMLVEYKDPLWEHTADAWLVAMGILLLQTVLLVMATRLMLRVHEPSHKQRTPGRPQRPANDAAGAPTGQQPAQPPPPGDVPAPGLPPAHTTVARPDGRPVPPPPPVRPPPPPRHGPPPG; encoded by the coding sequence GTGTCGGCGAATCCGAACGAACCCACGCGGCCGCGGTCGCTGGCCGTCATCGTGGACGGCAACACCATGCAGTTCGAGCCCGGCCAGGCGGTGGTCGTCGGCCGCACCCAGGACTCCGCGCTCTTCCTCGACGACCCGCGGGTCTCCCGCCAGCACGCCAGGATCCAGTACGAGGAGGGCGGCTGGATCCTGCGCGACCTGGGCAGCCGCAACGGCACCTTCGTCGGGCCGACCCGGGTCGTACGGCTGAGCATCGCCGAGCCCTGCGCCGTACGGTTCGGCAACCCGACCACAGGGCCGCTGGCCATCCTGCAGCCGGTCGGCGACGGTTCGACGGTCACCGGGTACCGGCCGCCACAGCCGACCACGGCACAGCTGCAGGAGCGCGAACCCGACGTCGTACACCCGATCGGCCCGCGGGTACGGCTCGGCCGGGACGGCGACAACGACATCGTGCTCGGCGACCTGCTCGTCTCCGGCCATCACGCGGAGGTCCGCCGCAGCGGGCAGGGCTTCGAGATCATCGACCTGAACAGTCGCAACGGCACGTACCTCAACGGTCAGCGCGTCACGCAGGCGCCGTTCACGCCTGGCGACCTCGTGTCGGTCGGCCACCACCAGTTCGTACTGCAGGAGGAGCAGCTGCGGCAGTACGTGGACTCCGGGCGGGTCTCGCTGTCCGCCGACGACCTCAGCGTCACCGTGGAGGGCGGCACGGTGATCCTGGACCGGGTCGGGTTCACCCTCGACGAGTGCAGCCTGCTCGCCGTCGTCGGGCCGTCAGGCGCCGGCAAGTCGACCATGCTGAACGCCCTCACCGGCGCGAAGCCCGCGCAGGCCGGCCGGGTGGTGTACGAGGGCCGCGACCTCTACGACAACTACGAGGACCTGCGCCACCGGATCGGCCTGGTACCGCAGGACGACATCCTGCACCGGCAGCTCACCGTCAAGAAGGCACTGGAGTACGCGGCCGCGCTGCGTTTCCCCGACGACGTGAAGAGGCGCGAACGCGACGTGCGGATCGCGGAGACCTGTGCGTCGCTCGGCCTCACCGAGCACTTCCACAAACGGATCGACAAGCTCTCCGGCGGGCAGCGCAAGCGCGTCTCCGTCGCGCTCGAGCTGCTCACCCAGCCGTCGCTGCTGTTCCTGGACGAGCCGACGTCCGGTCTCGACCCCGGCCTGGACAAGCAGGTGATGACCGAGCTGCGCAGGCTCGCCGACGACGGCCGCACGGTCATCGTCGTCACGCACAGCGTGCTCAGCCTCGACCTGTGCGACCGGGTGCTGCTGCTCGCGCCAGGCGGCAAGACCGCGTACTTCGGCCCGCCGGGCGAACCGCTGCTCGAACACTTCGGCGTCACCGACTACGCGTCGGTCTTCCAGATGGTCACCGACGACCCGGAGCACTGGCAGCACGCGTACCGCCGTTCCCCGCACTACCGGCAGTACGGTGGCGCGCCGCAGACCCACAACGCGTTCGAGCGCGCGACCAGCTCGGTCGGCCCGGCGGCGGCACGGCGGCAGCAGAACGTCTTCCGCCAGTTCGGCATCCTCTGCCGGCGGATGGTCTCCGTGCTGACGGCCGACAAGCCGTACGCGGCCTTCATGTTCGGGCTGCCGCTCGCACTTGCGTTGCTCGCCCACGCCGTGCCCGGCGACAACGGTCTCGCGCAACCGCCTGGCATACCTGGCCGCACGATCGAGGCACAGCAGCTGCTCGTCGTGCTCATCGTCGGCGCGGCGTTCATGGGCACGGCCGTCGCCATCAGGGAGCTGGTCGGCGAGGTCGCCATCTACCGGCGGGAACGATCCGTCGGCCTGTCACCGACGGCGTACCTGTTCAGCAAGCTGTTCGTGTTCGGCGTCGTCAACGTCGTGCAGGCGATCATGCTCGTGCTGCTCGGCATCGCCGGTCGCGACTTCCCGAAGGGCCCGGTGCTGCTGCCGTACGGCTGGTGGGAGGTCACCGCCGCGATCGCGCTGCTGGCCATCGCGTCGACGGTGCTCGGGTTGCTGATATCCGCGCGCGTGACGAGCAACGAGCAGACGATGCCGGTGCTGGTGCTCGTCATCATGGGCCAACTGGTGTTCTGCGGCGGCCTGTTCAAGATCGTCGACCGCGCCGGCCTCGAACAGCTCGCGTGGCTGATGCCCGGCCGATGGGCGTACGCCGCCGCAGCCGTCACCGTAGACCTGCGCGAGAGCATGCTGGTGGAGTACAAGGACCCGCTGTGGGAGCACACAGCGGACGCCTGGCTGGTCGCCATGGGCATCCTGCTGCTGCAAACGGTGCTGCTGGTCATGGCCACCAGGCTGATGCTGCGAGTCCACGAGCCTTCGCACAAGCAACGCACCCCGGGACGCCCGCAGCGCCCCGCGAACGACGCGGCCGGCGCACCCACCGGCCAGCAGCCAGCACAGCCACCGCCACCGGGCGACGTGCCGGCGCCGGGGCTGCCGCCGGCGCACACCACGGTCGCGCGGCCGGATGGGCGTCCGGTGCCGCCACCGCCGCCGGTGCGGCCACCGCCACCACCACGGCACGGCCCGCCGCCTGGCTGA
- a CDS encoding o-succinylbenzoate synthase yields MRERFRGTEVREGVLFRGPAGWAEFSPFLDYDDVTCVPWLAAAREAAYGRWPAPVRTEIPVNCTVPALPADRVAAVVRASDGCTTAKVKVAETGQQPGDDLERVAAARDALGAGGRVRVDANGGWDVDTAVRMIGQLDAAAGGLEYVEQPCRTVEELAAVRRRVDVPIAADESIRRADDPLRVAALQAADVAVLKVQPIGGVAACLRVAEQIQLPVVVSSAIETSVGLAAGVALAAALPELPYACGLGTVPLLTSDVVDHALSPKRGVVPVSRPEPTVQRITMCRPDAAIVRRWEERFAAVAAASAG; encoded by the coding sequence ATGCGCGAGCGGTTCCGCGGTACGGAGGTCAGGGAGGGCGTGCTGTTCCGCGGGCCGGCCGGCTGGGCGGAGTTCTCCCCGTTCCTCGACTACGACGACGTCACCTGTGTGCCGTGGCTCGCCGCCGCCAGGGAGGCCGCGTACGGCCGGTGGCCGGCGCCGGTACGCACGGAGATCCCGGTGAACTGCACCGTGCCCGCACTGCCGGCCGACCGGGTGGCCGCCGTCGTACGTGCGAGCGACGGGTGTACTACGGCCAAGGTGAAGGTCGCCGAGACTGGCCAGCAGCCAGGCGACGACCTGGAGCGGGTGGCCGCCGCGCGCGACGCGCTCGGCGCGGGCGGCCGGGTGCGGGTGGACGCCAACGGCGGCTGGGACGTGGACACCGCGGTGCGGATGATCGGCCAGCTGGACGCCGCGGCCGGCGGTCTGGAGTACGTCGAGCAGCCGTGCCGCACCGTCGAGGAGCTCGCCGCCGTACGCCGCCGGGTGGACGTGCCGATCGCCGCCGACGAGTCGATCAGGCGCGCCGACGACCCGCTGCGGGTGGCCGCGTTGCAGGCCGCGGACGTCGCCGTGCTTAAGGTGCAGCCGATCGGCGGGGTGGCGGCCTGCCTGCGGGTCGCGGAGCAGATCCAGCTGCCGGTCGTGGTGTCGAGCGCGATCGAGACGAGCGTCGGGCTCGCCGCCGGGGTGGCGCTGGCCGCCGCGCTGCCGGAGCTGCCGTACGCCTGTGGCCTGGGCACTGTGCCGTTGCTCACGTCGGATGTCGTCGATCACGCACTGTCGCCGAAACGTGGTGTGGTCCCCGTGTCGCGCCCCGAACCGACGGTGCAACGGATCACCATGTGCCGCCCGGACGCGGCGATCGTGCGACGCTGGGAGGAGCGGTTCGCCGCCGTGGCGGCGGCCAGTGCGGGTTAG
- a CDS encoding demethylmenaquinone methyltransferase, with translation MRETWSHDDFVSRTTGGGSVRAGLDKRPAEVAAMFDQVAARYDATNLVMSLGQDRLLWRPAVVRAIDPRPGQRILDLAAGTGPSTVPLAELGAEVVACDFSLGMLRVGKRRHPELPFVAADALALPFADATFDAVTISFGLRNIVDVHTALAELLRVTVPGGRIVVCEVSTPTWRPFRLAYDVFLGQVLPAAGRVVSSDPEAYRYLVDSIREWPDQPALARTLQDAGWSRVAWRNLSGGAVALHRGYRPG, from the coding sequence ATGCGTGAGACTTGGTCTCATGATGATTTCGTATCCCGCACGACGGGAGGGGGCTCGGTGAGGGCTGGCCTCGACAAGCGCCCGGCCGAGGTCGCGGCGATGTTCGACCAGGTGGCGGCCAGGTACGACGCGACCAACCTGGTCATGTCGCTCGGTCAGGACCGCCTGCTGTGGCGGCCCGCCGTGGTGCGTGCGATCGACCCGCGTCCCGGCCAGCGAATCCTCGACCTGGCCGCCGGCACCGGCCCGTCCACGGTGCCGCTGGCCGAACTCGGCGCCGAGGTGGTCGCGTGCGACTTCTCGCTCGGCATGCTGCGGGTCGGCAAGCGTCGACACCCCGAGCTGCCGTTCGTCGCGGCGGACGCGCTCGCGCTGCCGTTCGCGGACGCCACGTTCGACGCCGTGACCATCTCGTTCGGGTTGCGCAACATCGTGGACGTCCACACGGCGCTGGCCGAGCTGCTGCGGGTGACGGTGCCTGGCGGCCGGATCGTGGTCTGCGAGGTGAGCACCCCGACGTGGCGACCGTTCCGCCTCGCGTACGACGTCTTCCTCGGCCAGGTGCTGCCGGCGGCGGGACGCGTGGTGTCGAGCGACCCCGAGGCGTACCGGTACCTCGTCGACTCGATCAGGGAGTGGCCCGACCAACCGGCGCTCGCCCGTACGTTGCAGGACGCCGGCTGGTCGCGGGTCGCGTGGCGCAACCTCTCCGGCGGCGCCGTCGCACTGCATCGCGGTTACCGTCCCGGCTGA
- the aceA gene encoding isocitrate lyase — protein sequence MTAPTENGTSNRTHLEQAAQRLARSWDADPRWHGVERTYSAEDVVRLRGRVVEECTLARRGADRLWELLHTEDYVHALGALTGNQAVQMVRAGLKAIYLSGWQVAADANLGGQTYPDQSLYPANSVPAVVRRINNALMRADQVDFVENPAGDTEWLAPIVADAEAGFGGPLNAFELMRGMIAAGAAGVHFEDQLASEKKCGHMGGKVLVPTAQHIRTLNAARLAADVSGVPSLVVARTDSLAANLITSDVDERDRPFLTGERTSEGFHRVQGGIEPVIARCLAYAPYCDMLWVETGTPDLEFARKVADAVHEKYPEKMLAYNCSPSFNWSAHIDEDTIAKFQRELGAMGYRFQFITLAGFHALNHSMYELARGYADEGMPAYVRLQNAEFAAVDDGYTAVKHQREVGTGYFDQVSTAINPDAGTLALVGSTEEEQFQ from the coding sequence ATGACCGCACCGACCGAGAACGGCACGTCGAACCGCACCCACCTCGAGCAGGCCGCACAGCGGCTGGCCCGTTCCTGGGACGCCGACCCGCGGTGGCACGGCGTAGAGCGCACGTACTCGGCCGAGGACGTCGTGCGGCTGCGCGGCCGGGTGGTCGAGGAGTGCACCCTCGCCCGCCGCGGCGCCGACCGGCTGTGGGAGCTGCTGCACACCGAGGACTACGTGCACGCGCTCGGCGCGCTGACCGGCAACCAGGCCGTGCAGATGGTGCGTGCCGGGCTGAAGGCGATCTACCTCTCCGGCTGGCAGGTCGCGGCGGACGCGAACCTCGGCGGCCAGACCTACCCGGACCAGAGCCTGTACCCGGCGAACTCCGTGCCGGCCGTCGTGCGCCGGATCAACAACGCGCTGATGCGCGCCGACCAGGTCGACTTCGTCGAGAACCCGGCCGGCGACACCGAGTGGCTCGCGCCGATCGTCGCGGACGCGGAGGCCGGCTTCGGTGGCCCGCTCAACGCGTTCGAGCTGATGCGCGGCATGATCGCCGCCGGCGCGGCCGGTGTGCACTTCGAGGACCAGCTGGCCTCGGAGAAGAAGTGCGGCCACATGGGCGGCAAGGTGCTGGTGCCAACGGCGCAGCACATCCGGACGCTGAACGCGGCCCGGCTGGCGGCGGACGTCAGCGGCGTGCCCAGCCTGGTGGTCGCCCGCACCGACTCGCTCGCGGCGAACCTGATCACGAGCGACGTGGACGAGCGCGACCGGCCGTTCCTCACCGGCGAGCGCACCAGCGAGGGCTTCCACCGCGTGCAGGGCGGCATCGAGCCGGTCATTGCCCGCTGCCTCGCGTACGCGCCGTACTGCGACATGCTCTGGGTGGAGACCGGCACGCCGGACCTGGAGTTCGCCCGCAAGGTCGCCGACGCCGTGCACGAGAAGTACCCGGAGAAGATGCTGGCGTACAACTGCTCGCCGTCGTTCAACTGGAGCGCACACATCGACGAGGACACCATCGCCAAGTTCCAGCGCGAGCTGGGCGCGATGGGGTACAGGTTCCAGTTCATAACCCTGGCCGGCTTCCACGCGCTCAACCACTCGATGTACGAGCTCGCGCGCGGCTACGCGGACGAGGGCATGCCCGCGTACGTCCGGCTGCAGAACGCCGAGTTCGCCGCCGTCGACGACGGGTACACGGCCGTGAAGCACCAGCGCGAGGTGGGCACCGGCTACTTCGACCAGGTGAGCACCGCCATCAACCCGGACGCCGGCACCCTGGCCCTCGTCGGCTCGACCGAAGAGGAGCAGTTCCAATGA
- a CDS encoding TAXI family TRAP transporter solute-binding subunit — protein MKKRLVKLLAPALVVGLVATASGCGGKQEPEAVGGGKCEAGSGSITIATGNSTGVYYVVGGGLAQVISKNTDLKATAAETGASVQNIEQLVDGTYDVAFSLSDTAADAVNGNESFDQPQPVRALTNLYPNTTHVVVRADSGIDSLEDMKGKTISTGSPKSGTEVIANRLLEQAGVDPAKDIKAQRLDMVKTADGMKDGTIDGLFWSGGLPTPQITDLFTSLGDKVKFIDVSPMLPKMKEINDVYEASTISKDVYKTPEDIKTFDTPNVLLVKDDFAKSNACAITKLIFDKKQQLVKVHPASKDISLDTARQTTPVKLHPGAEQALDELKAPK, from the coding sequence GTGAAGAAGCGCCTCGTCAAGCTGTTGGCCCCCGCGCTGGTCGTGGGGCTGGTGGCCACCGCGTCCGGATGTGGAGGCAAGCAGGAACCGGAAGCCGTGGGTGGCGGCAAGTGCGAAGCCGGCAGCGGCTCCATCACCATCGCCACCGGCAACTCCACCGGCGTGTACTACGTCGTCGGCGGCGGCCTCGCGCAGGTCATCAGCAAGAACACCGACCTGAAGGCGACCGCGGCCGAGACGGGTGCGTCGGTGCAGAACATCGAGCAGCTCGTCGACGGCACCTACGACGTCGCGTTCTCATTGTCCGACACCGCCGCGGACGCGGTGAACGGCAACGAGTCGTTCGACCAGCCGCAGCCGGTCCGCGCGCTGACCAACCTGTACCCGAACACCACGCACGTCGTCGTGCGTGCCGACTCCGGCATCGACTCGCTCGAGGACATGAAGGGCAAGACCATCTCCACCGGTTCGCCGAAGTCCGGCACCGAGGTGATCGCGAACCGGCTACTCGAGCAGGCCGGCGTCGACCCGGCGAAGGACATCAAGGCGCAGCGGCTCGACATGGTGAAGACCGCCGACGGGATGAAGGACGGCACCATCGACGGGCTGTTCTGGTCCGGCGGCCTGCCCACCCCGCAGATCACCGACCTGTTCACCTCGCTCGGCGACAAGGTGAAGTTCATCGACGTCAGCCCGATGCTGCCGAAGATGAAGGAGATCAACGACGTCTACGAGGCGTCGACGATCAGCAAGGACGTCTACAAGACGCCCGAGGACATCAAGACGTTCGACACCCCGAACGTCCTCCTGGTGAAGGACGACTTCGCGAAGTCGAACGCCTGTGCGATCACCAAGCTGATCTTCGACAAGAAGCAGCAGCTGGTGAAGGTGCACCCGGCGTCGAAGGACATCTCGCTGGACACCGCGCGCCAGACCACACCGGTCAAGCTGCACCCGGGCGCCGAGCAGGCCCTGGACGAGCTCAAGGCGCCGAAGTAG